A genomic region of Pseudopipra pipra isolate bDixPip1 chromosome 20, bDixPip1.hap1, whole genome shotgun sequence contains the following coding sequences:
- the ATP6V1G1 gene encoding V-type proton ATPase subunit G 1 — MASQSQGIQQLLQAEKRAAEKVAEARKRKNRRLKQAKEEAQAEIEQYRLQREKEFKAKEAAALGSHGSCTTEVEKETQEKMSVIQQNFQKNREVVLSQLLSLVCDIKPEIHVNYRING; from the exons ATGGCGAGCCAGTCGCAGGgcatccagcagctgctgcaggccGAGAAACGCGCCGCCGAGAAGGTGGCCGAGGCCCGCAAAC ggaagaacCGGAGGCTGAAGCAGGCCAAGGAGGAGGCCCAGGCAGAGATCGAGCAGTACCGCCTGCAGCGGGAGAAGGAGTTCAAGGCCAAGGAGGCAGCG GCACTTGGATCTCATGGCAGCTGCACCACTGAAGTTGAGAAGGAGACCCAGGAGAAGATGAGTGTGATCCAGCAGAACTTCCAGAAGAACCGAGAGGTGGTTCTGTcccagctgctgtccctggtgtGTGACATCAAACCCGAGATCCACGTGAACTATCGCATCAATGGGTag